Proteins encoded in a region of the Streptomyces sp. NBC_00310 genome:
- a CDS encoding RNA polymerase sigma factor translates to MQAYDGELGAAVARAQDGDEAAFAVAYRLVQPGLLGYLRGIVGDDAEDVASDAWLEIARDLGRFKGDGAGFRGWSATIARHRALDHLRRQKVRPRATALENDLLELPGEHSTHDQALESLSTGQALALVARLPRDQAEAVLLRVVVGLDGPAAARVLGKRPGAVRTATHRGLKRLGQLLRSEGVTDDGPRTLGESR, encoded by the coding sequence GTGCAGGCGTACGACGGGGAACTGGGCGCGGCCGTGGCGCGGGCCCAGGACGGGGACGAGGCCGCGTTCGCGGTCGCGTACCGGCTCGTGCAGCCCGGGCTGCTGGGGTATCTGCGCGGCATCGTCGGGGACGACGCGGAGGACGTCGCCTCGGACGCCTGGCTGGAGATAGCGCGGGACCTCGGGCGGTTCAAGGGCGACGGGGCGGGCTTCCGGGGCTGGAGCGCGACCATCGCCCGGCACCGGGCCCTGGACCATCTGCGGCGCCAGAAGGTCAGACCCCGGGCGACCGCGCTGGAGAACGACCTGCTGGAACTGCCGGGCGAGCACAGCACCCACGATCAGGCGTTGGAGTCCCTCTCCACCGGGCAGGCCCTCGCGCTCGTCGCCCGGCTGCCCCGCGACCAGGCCGAGGCCGTTCTGCTGCGCGTGGTCGTCGGCCTCGACGGTCCCGCGGCCGCCCGTGTCCTCGGCAAACGCCCCGGCGCGGTCCGCACCGCCACCCACCGGGGACTGAAGCGACTCGGCCAACTCCTGCGCAGCGAGGGTGTGACGGATGACGGCCCCCGGACGCTGGGGGAGTCGAGATGA
- a CDS encoding IS256 family transposase — MTAPDSLPLHALAEDNLAAASPDLLRAMVKTFADALMSAEADAVCNAEYGQVSDERVNHRNGYRPREWDTRAGTVELAVPKLRQGSYFPHWLLERRRRAEQALISVVATAYLLGVSTRRVEKLAESLGVTQLSKSQVSAMARHLDEQVAAFRNRPLDAGPYAFVWVDALTQKVREGGRIINVHALIAVGVNADGHREILGIDVATAEDGAGWLAFLRSLIARGLSGVQLVVSDAHAGLVDAIGAVLPGASWQRCRTHYARNLLSQVPKSAQPWVATLLRTVFEQPDTDAVRAQMAHVLDALDAKFPKAAAHLDTAQHDLLAFTAFPREIWRQIWSNNPQERLNKEIRRRTDVVGIFPDRTAVIRLVGAVLAEQNDEWTEARRYMGRELLAKARLHPIESENDESVLPTELTA; from the coding sequence ATGACCGCACCAGACAGTCTGCCCCTGCACGCCCTCGCCGAGGACAACCTCGCCGCGGCGAGTCCCGATCTGCTGCGCGCGATGGTCAAGACGTTCGCCGACGCCCTCATGTCCGCAGAGGCGGATGCCGTCTGCAACGCCGAATACGGGCAGGTCAGCGACGAACGCGTCAACCACCGCAACGGCTACCGCCCACGCGAGTGGGACACTCGCGCCGGCACCGTCGAGCTCGCCGTCCCCAAGCTGCGCCAGGGCAGTTACTTCCCGCACTGGCTCCTCGAACGGCGCCGACGGGCCGAGCAGGCCCTCATCAGCGTGGTCGCCACCGCCTACCTGCTCGGCGTGTCCACCCGGCGGGTCGAGAAGCTCGCCGAGTCCCTCGGCGTCACCCAGCTGTCGAAGTCCCAGGTCAGCGCGATGGCCCGGCACCTGGACGAGCAGGTCGCAGCGTTCCGCAACCGGCCGCTGGACGCCGGGCCGTATGCCTTCGTCTGGGTGGACGCGCTGACCCAGAAGGTCCGCGAGGGCGGCCGCATCATCAACGTCCACGCGCTGATCGCGGTCGGCGTCAACGCCGACGGGCACCGCGAGATCCTCGGCATCGACGTCGCCACGGCCGAGGACGGTGCAGGCTGGCTGGCCTTCCTGCGCTCGCTGATCGCCCGCGGCCTGTCCGGCGTCCAGCTCGTCGTCTCGGACGCGCACGCCGGCCTCGTCGACGCCATCGGCGCCGTTCTGCCTGGCGCGTCCTGGCAGCGCTGCCGCACCCACTACGCCCGCAACCTGCTGAGCCAGGTTCCAAAATCGGCCCAGCCGTGGGTGGCCACGCTGCTGCGGACGGTCTTCGAACAGCCCGACACCGACGCCGTCCGAGCACAGATGGCACACGTCCTGGACGCGCTGGATGCCAAGTTCCCCAAAGCCGCAGCCCACTTGGACACCGCCCAGCATGACCTGCTGGCCTTCACCGCGTTCCCGCGTGAGATCTGGCGGCAGATCTGGTCGAACAATCCGCAGGAGCGACTGAACAAGGAGATCCGCCGCCGCACCGACGTGGTCGGCATCTTCCCCGACCGCACCGCCGTGATCCGGCTCGTCGGCGCGGTCCTGGCCGAGCAGAACGACGAGTGGACCGAGGCCCGCCGCTACATGGGCCGCGAACTCCTCGCCAAGGCCCGCCTCCACCCGATCGAGTCAGAAAACGACGAGTCCGTCCTGCCCACCGAACTCACCGCATAG
- a CDS encoding DUF4328 domain-containing protein: MAVLLGVVIAVDLLSIGADIALLDVSGRMADGESRAAVARDADSADLLVDLAGGLQMLSFFATIAVFLVWFHRVRVNAEVFDPSGHGLRRGWAIGGWFVPPVLLWFPRRIAIDCWDASSPREKPRSHALVNAWWALWLISVVVREVADKAYYEAEAGAEHRSAALRMLFADAVEIVAAVLAILFVVTLTRMQDDKARSGPREPEPVSL, translated from the coding sequence GTGGCGGTGCTGCTCGGGGTGGTCATCGCCGTCGACCTGCTCTCGATAGGGGCGGACATCGCGTTGCTCGACGTGAGTGGCCGGATGGCGGACGGGGAGTCGCGCGCGGCCGTCGCGCGGGATGCGGACTCGGCGGACCTGCTCGTCGATCTGGCCGGTGGCCTGCAGATGCTCAGCTTCTTCGCCACCATCGCCGTTTTCCTGGTGTGGTTCCACCGGGTACGGGTCAACGCCGAGGTGTTCGACCCGTCCGGACACGGGCTGAGGCGGGGCTGGGCGATCGGGGGCTGGTTCGTGCCGCCCGTGCTCCTGTGGTTTCCGCGACGGATCGCGATCGATTGCTGGGATGCGAGCAGTCCGCGGGAGAAGCCCCGGTCGCACGCGCTCGTCAACGCCTGGTGGGCGCTGTGGCTGATCAGCGTCGTGGTGAGAGAGGTGGCGGACAAGGCGTATTACGAGGCGGAGGCGGGCGCGGAACACCGGTCGGCCGCCCTGCGGATGCTGTTCGCGGACGCCGTCGAGATCGTGGCCGCCGTGCTCGCCATCCTCTTCGTCGTCACGCTCACCCGGATGCAGGACGACAAGGCGCGGAGCGGCCCGCGCGAACCGGAGCCCGTCTCCCTCTGA
- a CDS encoding FG-GAP-like repeat-containing protein, with protein MYEPPSPKRRTWWALGAVVAGGAGLVSYAVVGPGAHTAAADDVPTALASTVTRPPIISRARWGADESTVTGTAEYIDRISAVFVHDTGGTNSYSCAESPALIRALMAHDVRTAGRGDLGYNFVVDKCGRIYEGRAGGADLSVRGEHTPGFDGDSTGVAVLGDFDSGGGPGRAAVESVARLAAWKLGQYAGDPTGKVTLTAAEDTGVYAQGESAELDVISGGGDAAATTSPGANLYAELPEVRRYAASPGRSSAIPTADYTGDGVSDLVAPTHRTGSGSITLVPGGVNGPVSASRLRLDQASTGVPGAAESGDQWGAATAWGDVDGDGYADLAVGAPGEDDTTGHADRGAVTILYGPSFTAGADTMALGDDYEPTGARFGATVAVGDFNADGKADVFTAATGTGGNWAARFGDGHEVAGDLTTATGSLAHADAATGDFNRDGYADVALNYRDASGISKVTWFKGSRSLGLTKVSTLTVRGGRAVAAGDVDGNGYDDIVIGQPYASESGGNAGGQVTVVPGASTGFTTTATAPKTIHQATANVEGASETSDGFGSSVSVGDVDADGYADVLTGAPNEDITRAGTNRANAGSVWLLKGTSAGLTGTGSLALSQDAPDIAGSTETDDKFGSATSLTDVTGDGYADLLTGTEGEDTGNGTILYVPSVNGTPAPTNSSYYGLTQLDTPPAGRLGQLLTP; from the coding sequence GTGTACGAGCCGCCGAGCCCGAAGCGGAGGACGTGGTGGGCGCTGGGAGCCGTCGTGGCCGGCGGCGCGGGCCTGGTGTCGTACGCCGTGGTCGGGCCGGGCGCCCACACGGCCGCCGCGGACGACGTGCCCACCGCCCTCGCCTCGACCGTCACGCGCCCCCCGATCATCAGCCGGGCCCGTTGGGGCGCGGACGAGTCGACCGTGACGGGGACGGCCGAGTACATCGACAGGATCAGCGCGGTGTTCGTCCACGACACGGGCGGCACCAACTCCTACAGCTGTGCCGAGTCCCCCGCGCTGATCCGCGCGCTCATGGCGCACGACGTCCGGACGGCGGGCCGGGGCGACCTCGGCTACAACTTCGTGGTCGACAAGTGCGGCCGCATCTATGAAGGCCGGGCGGGCGGCGCGGACCTCTCCGTGCGCGGCGAGCACACCCCCGGCTTCGACGGGGACTCGACGGGCGTCGCGGTGCTCGGCGACTTCGACAGCGGCGGCGGGCCGGGCCGGGCGGCCGTGGAGTCCGTGGCGCGGCTGGCGGCGTGGAAGCTGGGCCAGTACGCCGGTGACCCGACCGGCAAGGTGACGCTGACCGCGGCCGAGGACACCGGCGTGTACGCGCAGGGCGAGTCGGCCGAGCTGGACGTGATCTCCGGCGGCGGCGACGCGGCGGCCACCACGTCCCCGGGCGCGAACCTCTACGCCGAGCTCCCCGAGGTACGCCGGTACGCCGCCTCCCCCGGCCGCAGCTCCGCGATCCCGACCGCCGACTACACGGGCGACGGCGTCAGCGACCTGGTGGCGCCGACGCACCGGACCGGCAGCGGCTCGATCACCCTCGTCCCGGGCGGCGTGAACGGCCCCGTCTCCGCGTCCAGGCTGCGCCTCGACCAGGCGAGCACGGGCGTGCCGGGCGCCGCCGAGTCCGGTGACCAGTGGGGCGCGGCGACCGCGTGGGGTGACGTCGACGGCGACGGGTACGCGGACCTCGCGGTCGGCGCGCCCGGCGAGGACGACACCACGGGGCACGCGGACCGGGGTGCGGTGACGATCCTCTACGGGCCCTCCTTCACCGCAGGCGCCGACACCATGGCCCTCGGCGACGACTACGAGCCGACCGGCGCGCGGTTCGGCGCGACCGTGGCGGTCGGGGACTTCAACGCCGACGGCAAGGCGGACGTGTTCACCGCGGCCACCGGTACGGGCGGCAACTGGGCGGCCCGTTTCGGCGACGGCCACGAGGTCGCCGGCGACCTCACCACGGCGACGGGCTCCCTCGCCCACGCGGACGCCGCGACGGGCGACTTCAACCGGGACGGCTACGCCGACGTGGCCCTCAACTACCGCGACGCGTCCGGCATCAGCAAGGTCACCTGGTTCAAGGGCTCCCGGTCGCTGGGGCTGACGAAGGTCTCGACCCTGACCGTCAGGGGCGGCCGGGCCGTCGCCGCGGGGGACGTCGACGGCAACGGCTACGACGACATCGTCATCGGCCAGCCGTACGCCTCCGAGTCCGGCGGCAACGCGGGCGGCCAGGTCACCGTGGTCCCCGGCGCCTCCACCGGCTTCACCACCACAGCCACCGCCCCGAAGACGATCCACCAGGCCACGGCGAACGTCGAGGGCGCCTCCGAGACCTCCGACGGCTTCGGCTCCTCGGTCTCCGTCGGTGACGTCGACGCCGACGGCTACGCCGACGTCCTCACCGGCGCCCCCAACGAGGACATCACCCGCGCCGGGACGAACCGCGCCAACGCGGGCTCGGTGTGGCTCCTCAAGGGCACCTCGGCCGGCCTGACGGGCACGGGCTCCCTGGCCCTCTCCCAGGACGCCCCCGACATCGCCGGCTCCACCGAGACCGACGACAAGTTCGGCTCCGCGACCTCCCTGACCGACGTCACGGGCGACGGCTACGCCGACCTCCTCACCGGCACGGAGGGCGAGGACACCGGCAACGGCACGATCCTGTACGTCCCGTCGGTGAACGGCACACCGGCTCCGACGAACTCGTCGTACTACGGCCTCACCCAACTGGACACGCCCCCAGCCGGCCGCCTGGGTCAGCTCCTGACCCCGTAG
- a CDS encoding beta-N-acetylhexosaminidase — MNRGRRRAPRRKTAITSKGLLLGAGVVLAGGAVAAAVTVWPGDEKRTPSGAQPSPGRSSLSEAESSPSASPSPSRTYPLSGKPLTIPAVRQHEAARGPGWKPADGGRVVVRNAALADEARLTAGELGLAYAGETEPRDGDVELALTGADAPRSEAYTLTVKDRRVRIAAPAEAGVFYGTRTLKQEVRGGGTAPEGVVRDEPAKPQRGFMLDIARKHFTAGWIEDRIRELGDLKYNQLGLHFSDDQGFRIESTSHPEVVSDQHLTKAQVKKILDLAESRHIEVVPEIDSPGHLGAVIAGNPGLQLKNAQGVAASGAVDIANPESAEVVDELLDEYADLFPGAYWHLGGDEYRALMVSNPEASYPQLAAAARQKYGSGATVADLATGWLNDRAKVMRGHDRTVRAWNDGFFRGGSVQADKAIQVAYWTGKEIGARPPVEYLSAGRQVINYNDEYLYYVLGEPNQFVYPTGQRIYESWTPRVLRGITAVPAQYDDQILGGVFAVWCDLANRQTEAQVAAGVRMPLRALSQKLWDPAKPGMSWAQFRELAGKVS, encoded by the coding sequence GTGAACCGGGGTCGGCGCAGGGCACCCCGCAGGAAGACGGCGATCACGTCGAAAGGGTTGCTCCTGGGCGCGGGCGTCGTCCTGGCGGGCGGCGCGGTCGCGGCGGCTGTGACCGTGTGGCCGGGCGACGAGAAGCGCACGCCCAGCGGGGCGCAGCCGTCGCCGGGCCGGTCGTCGCTGAGCGAGGCGGAGAGTTCGCCGTCCGCGTCCCCGTCGCCTTCGCGCACGTATCCGCTGTCCGGGAAGCCCCTGACCATCCCCGCCGTACGGCAGCACGAGGCCGCCCGTGGCCCCGGCTGGAAGCCCGCCGACGGGGGCCGGGTCGTCGTACGGAACGCGGCGCTGGCCGACGAGGCGCGCTTGACCGCCGGGGAGCTGGGGCTGGCCTACGCGGGGGAGACCGAGCCCCGGGACGGGGACGTGGAGCTGGCGCTCACCGGGGCGGACGCGCCGCGGTCGGAGGCGTACACGCTGACGGTGAAGGACCGGCGGGTACGGATCGCCGCGCCCGCCGAGGCGGGTGTCTTCTACGGGACGCGCACCCTGAAGCAGGAGGTGCGCGGCGGCGGTACGGCGCCGGAGGGCGTCGTCCGGGACGAGCCGGCCAAGCCGCAGCGCGGGTTCATGCTCGACATCGCGCGCAAGCACTTCACGGCCGGCTGGATCGAGGACCGCATCCGTGAGCTGGGCGACCTGAAGTACAACCAGCTCGGGCTGCACTTCTCCGACGACCAGGGCTTCCGGATCGAGTCCACGAGCCACCCCGAGGTGGTGTCGGACCAGCACCTCACCAAGGCCCAGGTGAAGAAGATCCTGGACCTCGCGGAGAGCCGGCACATCGAGGTCGTACCGGAGATCGACTCTCCCGGGCACCTGGGAGCCGTGATCGCGGGCAATCCGGGGCTCCAGCTGAAGAACGCGCAGGGCGTGGCCGCGAGCGGAGCCGTCGACATCGCCAACCCCGAGTCCGCCGAGGTCGTCGACGAGTTGCTCGACGAGTACGCCGACCTGTTCCCCGGCGCGTACTGGCATCTCGGCGGTGACGAGTACCGGGCGCTGATGGTGTCGAACCCCGAGGCCTCCTATCCGCAGCTGGCCGCCGCCGCGCGGCAGAAGTACGGCTCCGGCGCGACCGTCGCCGACCTCGCCACCGGCTGGCTGAACGACCGCGCCAAGGTGATGCGCGGGCACGACCGGACGGTACGGGCCTGGAACGACGGGTTCTTCCGGGGCGGGTCCGTCCAGGCGGACAAGGCGATCCAGGTCGCGTACTGGACGGGCAAGGAGATCGGGGCCCGGCCGCCGGTCGAGTATCTGAGCGCCGGGCGTCAGGTGATCAACTACAACGACGAGTACCTGTACTACGTCCTCGGCGAGCCCAACCAGTTCGTCTACCCGACCGGGCAGCGCATCTACGAGTCCTGGACGCCACGGGTGCTGCGCGGCATCACCGCCGTCCCCGCCCAGTACGACGACCAGATCCTCGGCGGTGTCTTCGCCGTCTGGTGCGACCTGGCGAACCGGCAGACCGAGGCGCAGGTCGCGGCGGGCGTCCGGATGCCGTTGCGGGCGCTGTCGCAGAAGCTGTGGGATCCGGCGAAGCCGGGGATGAGCTGGGCGCAGTTCCGGGAACTGGCGGGGAAGGTGAGCTGA